One window of the Triticum dicoccoides isolate Atlit2015 ecotype Zavitan chromosome 3B, WEW_v2.0, whole genome shotgun sequence genome contains the following:
- the LOC119274587 gene encoding cytochrome P450 84A1-like translates to MPTFAKIAMELLADPLMWLFLVSLALVAMQRRRLGSAPFPPGPKPLPVIGNMTLVDQLTHRGLAALAKQFGGLLHLRFGWLHVLAVSTPEYAREVLHAQDGVFSNRPATIAVVYLTYGRSDMAFAHNGAYWRQMRKLCVTKIFSRRRAETWLAVREGYGALAREVGRRSGEAVNLGELIFNLTVSVIFRAAFSTCDEDGLIEFIAILQEFSRLLGLFHIGDFFPWLAWVGRRGFNRRLSTARGALDRFIDKIVDEHMRRGKDPADPDADLVDGLLGFLADANPVSGKRREDALRFTRDNVKAMIMDMLFGGPETVGSTTEWAMAEMMRSPDELERLQQELADVVGLDRAVEESDLDKLPFLRCVVKEALRMHPPIPVLLHEAAKDCVVGGYSIPRGSRVLVNAWAINRDCGAWKDGDTFRPARFIPGEGEAAGLDLKGSCYEFLPFGSGRRSCPAQGLGQHAIEFAVAQLAHGFNWKLPDGMKPAELDMGDIFGLTAPRSTRLYAVPTPRLTCPV, encoded by the exons ATGCCGACCTTTGCAAAGATCGCCATGGAGCTCCTCGCGGATCCACTGATGTGGCTGTTCCTCGTCTCGCTGGCCTTGGTAGCCATGCAGAGGCGGCGGCTGGGCAGCGCGCCGTTTCCTCCGGGCCCCAAGCCGCTGCCGGTCATCGGCAACATGACGCTGGTGGACCAGCTGACCCACCGCGGCCTGGCTGCGTTAGCGAAACAGTTCGGCGGGCTGCTGCACCTTCGCTTCGGCTGGCTCCACGTCTTGGCGGTGTCGACGCCCGAGTACGCGCGCGAGGTGCTGCACGCGCAGGACGGCGTCTTCTCGAACCGCCCGGCGACCATCGCCGTGGTCTACCTCACCTACGGCCGCTCCGACATGGCGTTCGCGCACAATGGCGCCTACTGGCGGCAGATGCGCAAGCTCTGCGTCACAAAGATCTTCAGCCGCCGCCGCGCGGAGACGTGGCTCGCCGTGCGCGAAGGGTACGGGGCGCTAGCCCGCGAAGTCGGCCGGCGCAGCGGCGAGGCCGTCAACCTCGGCGAGCTCATCTTCAACCTCACCGTCAGTGTCATCTTCCGCGCCGCCTTCAGCACCTGCGACGAGGACGGGCTCATCGAGTTCATCGCCATCCTCCAGGAGTTCTCCAGGCTCCTAGGATTGTTCCACATCGGTGACTTCTTCCCGTGGCTCGCCTGGGTGGGCCGTCGTGGCTTCAACCGCCGGCTTAGCACGGCGCGCGGCGCTCTCGACAGGTTTATCGACAAGATCGTCGACGAGCACATGAGGAGGGGCAAGGACCCGGCAGACCCCGACGCCGACTTGGTAGATGGCCTGCTCGGCTTCCTCGCTGACGCAAACCCAGTCAGCGGCAAGCGCAGAGAGGACGCTCTCCGCTTCACGCGGGATAACGTCAAAGCTATGATCATG GACATGTTATTTGGTGGACCGGAGACGGTGGGGTCCACCACCGAGTGGGCGATGGCAGAGATGATGCGTAGCCCAGATGAGCTCGAGCGGCTGCAGCAGGAGCTCGCCGATGTGGTGGGGCTCGACCGGGCTGTTGAAGAATCCGACCTCGACAAGCTCCCTTTCCTTAGGTGCGTCGTCAAGGAGGCGCTTCGCATGCACCCGCCCATCCCGGTGCTCCTCCACGAGGCCGCCAAGGATTGTGTTGTTGGCGGCTACTCCATACCGAGAGGCTCCCGCGTGTTGGTCAATGCTTGGGCGATCAACCGCGACTGCGGGGCCTGGAAGGATGGCGACACATTTCGACCAGCACGGTTTATACCCGGCGAGGGGGAGGCCGCCGGGCTAGACCTCAAGGGAAGCTGCTACGAGTTCTTGCCGTTTGGGTCTGGCAGGCGCTCATGCCCTGCGCAGGGGCTCGGCCAACATGCGATTGAGTTCGCAGTCGCGCAGCTGGCGCATGGTTTCAATTGGAAGCTGCCTGACGGCATGAAGCCAGCAGAGCTTGACATGGGCGACATTTTTGGCCTCACCGCGCCACGCTCCACGCGGCTCTACGCCGTGCCCACGCCCCGGCTCACCTGCCCCGTGTAA